The genomic stretch TTTTACTTGGTATCAGATTTCATAAACTGCAATTCACTTGAACAGGTGCAGTTGGACTTCAGATGCAATAAAACTCATTGCTGAGTGACTAATAAAGTTTCAGAACATTGTCAGTGTTTCGACCTTTTATAGTTAAGGTGGTATAAATGCACAACCTCTTCTCATTATAccatctctctcccttcctctcctttccattgtacacacacacatacacacataggatGTAacctttgctaattttgttctcaaaggaatcaGTGAGTAATTTtatcacttttcttctttctgcaaCAAAGCATTTGAAAAGTGCAGATAGTTCACACTTCAAGACTTAGGCCTGtagagatggggagaaaggagcaCCGAGATGCCACTGCTTTCTCCCCCGGAAGgagaccacagcaaccaaatgctgcagcctccaggtgccttaaaaagaacccactctcGGTGGCTTTTCTTCTTTTGCTGTGTGCAGGGCACCAGTCCCACCCACATGTGCACTGACAATGTCCATGCGGCGTCACACTGTTTAGATGTGGCACCACACATATGTCATCAtagtggcccccatgtggatgggggtgagccatgatggcacGGTTGGGCTCAGGTGCATGCGGACACTCCACTCTCCTTAAAATCGGCCCCAAGCtggcgctttgcaccagtctgtactgggtctTTCTCTGTATAAAATTCACATGTTTGTACAGTGGGTGGggttgcacaggaaacagcattttctgcattgaaaacAAAGCTGTTCCCTCTGTTTAACAGAAGGTAATTTTGAACAGTGTAAGTCCCAAACTCAAGATTTTTATGAATccaagattctccttgtcaggattTCCCAATACTAATGAAACACTTTTCAACCATATTTCAAATAGTTGCAATATTCTCTCCATTCCAAATatgcacaaacatacacagagtAAGTGTGGATATCCTGGAATCTGAGGAGTAATTTTCTAGAACATCTATGCAACATTcatcacagtttttaaaaagtgtgcttAATCtggctcctttttttttaactttgaagGAAAAACAGCTTTTGGGCTACCATCCAGAAGTTGCTTCTGGTTGGATCATAGGCTGGTTCTCTGCTGATAATGCCTACTTGCTATGTGCCCTCAAGCATGCTGGAAACAGTGCTTTTAAGGTCAAAGAGAGGCCAGAGGGGATGACTTTTTGAGCAGGGTATTGGCATGGGGACACAATCCAGGTCAGGAATCATGTCTCTTACCAATGTAATGTGTCTAGATTaagctcacttttaaaaaaaagtgtgaataGTGTTGGTTATAGTTTGGCCTTCATAAAACAACCctgtatatttattatttcttttattcctATAATTCTCTCCCACAATGGCATTCTGAATCCCTATCATCTCCCCTGGAGATGACACAGGTTGTAGTCCAACTCAGAAAAGGTACCTGGTTGATCTAAGTACCTTTACCCACATCTATTGCCAATGCTCCCATGTTCCGCCTCTCTCCTTTGCCTTCTTCATCCCCATCATTCACATTTGCATGATCATTTCCTTGAGGCAAAAACCTAACTATTGATTATGTTGCTCTGTAGAGGCACCCAGTATATTGACCACTATATTAACAAATTAactttctcagcaagattttaaCAGGAGAGTTTATAAAACAACTGAGTATTTATGTTGTACTTCCAGCTCGGTCTTTTGCATCAGGCAGTGAAAAATTATACACCACCAATAATCAAGAAGGGAATTTTGAGGTCGCAAATGCCACTTGTATCCAAGCTGGGGGTCATATTCCGTCTccaaagaaagaaggggagaacAAGGCCCTGCAGAGTGTCTTAGAACGTCGCAACAAATCTGCTTTCATCGTTGGCCACAATTCAGCAGATTTTGCTGCCTGGGCCCCTGGAGAGCCAAACAACTCTGATGGAACAAAGAACTGTGGGGAAACTGACAAAGATGGCAAGTGGCGTGCTGCATCTTGTGAAGAGAAGCACTTGATAGTTTGTGAATTTTCATTTGTCCCTTAACTTTGGTTGGGGTCTAAAACCACTGTGGTGTACTGGAGAGGGTGTTGGTTCAAAACCtccattcaatatatatatatatatatttctccccTCCAGCTCATTGGATGACTGTTATTCTACCTATCTTCTAAGGCTCTTATAATGATAAAATTGAATAATGCCTATGTATGCTTCCTTGAGTTTTT from Sceloporus undulatus isolate JIND9_A2432 ecotype Alabama chromosome 3, SceUnd_v1.1, whole genome shotgun sequence encodes the following:
- the LOC121926990 gene encoding phospholipase A2 inhibitor alpha-like protein codes for the protein MLPFLMLSVLLLGTCLASPHAMGVNDEINHLKERLDNLDKKVTYFGNAFITVHRARSFASGSEKLYTTNNQEGNFEVANATCIQAGGHIPSPKKEGENKALQSVLERRNKSAFIVGHNSADFAAWAPGEPNNSDGTKNCGETDKDGKWRAASCEEKHLIVCEFSFVP